A region from the Gossypium hirsutum isolate 1008001.06 chromosome A08, Gossypium_hirsutum_v2.1, whole genome shotgun sequence genome encodes:
- the LOC107959687 gene encoding uncharacterized protein, whose translation MDNIPNLDMSETLVSPAIETGSRDRVAGDDTLSQPILRILERVARPNARFGGRGSVTEQFQSNGAELFRGVAGVAPNMAEYWMEAMERIMNDLYFTSEQKHKGVIFLLRDEAYQWWLKGKYVGVSYIDVRRREFLNLTQEDRSVAEYEAGFLRLSPYALDMVAIEYERCVHFEDDLRDNLRAKIAEDVNRAECQNKDSKRGRNKRDS comes from the exons ATGGATAATATACCGAATTTGGACATGAGTGAGACGCTAGTGTCGCCTGCTATTGAGACTGGGTCTCGTGATCGCGTGGCCGGGGATGACACATTGTCTCAGCCTATACtcaggattttggagagggtcgctaggCCAAATGCTAGATTTGGGGGTCGAGGGTCGGTTACAGAACAATTCCAATCCAATGGGGCTGAGTTATTCAGGGGTGTCGCTGGAGTCGCACCTAACATGGCTgagtattggatggaggccaTGGAGAGAATTATGAACGACCTGTATTTTACTTCTGAGCAAAAGCATAAGGGGGTTATTTTTCTGTTGCGTGAtgaggcataccagtggtggctcaag GGTAAGTATGTAGGGGTCAGCTACATTGATGTCAGGAGGCGTGAATTCCTTAATCTCACCCAGGAAGACcgttcagtggccgagtatgaggctggATTCCTGAGATTGAGCCCTTATGCGCTAGACATGGTGGCAATTGAGTACGAGAGATGTGTACATTTTGAGGACGATCTTAGGGATAATCTGAGG GCCAAGATTGCTGAGGATGTTAACCGTGCAGAGTGCCAGAATAAAGATAGCAAGAggggtaggaacaagagggattcataA